Part of the uncultured Desulfobacter sp. genome, ACGCGCCAAGGGAAGAAAAAGACTGACCACGGTTTAAATCTTTTAGGGGTGTATTGAGTAACTATTCTTTACCCAAAGATGCACGGCTTCGAAAACGGGCCGAATTTTTAAAGCTTTCACGACATGGTAGAAAGATACGAACCAGCTATTTTATAGCTGCTGTTTCCAAGGGAACAGAAAAAAACAATCGAATTGGAATTACCGTATCTAAAAAAGTGGGGAATGCAGTCGCGCGCAACAGAATAAAAAGGCTTGTAAGAGAGTATTTCAGACACAGGAAAGATTTTGTATCCGGAACAAACGACATCAGCATAATTGCAAGAAAAGGCCTGACAGCGCTGTCCAATAAAGAAATTTATGACAAGCTTAATAAACTTTTTAAAAAAATTGCATTGGCTTAAATGATCAGGCAGCTGTTATCCATATTGATCAGGTTTTATCAGATTTTTATATCGCCGCTCCTGGGCGCCCATTGCAGATATGAGCCATCGTGTTCGCACTATGCCCTGGAAGCGATTCAAAAATATGGCAGCATAAAAGGCAGCGTTTTGGCAATAAAAAGAATATTGCGCTGCCACCCGTTCCGACCTGGCGGTTATGATCCGGTCCCTTAAACCAGCTTTAAAAAGACAATCTGTTAAGCGTCACCTGCCTTCCTCTTTCTTTTTACAGTATTAAGACAACCCCCTTGTTTTTAGGAGAGAAGATGGATGAGCAAAAACGATTATTCTTAGCTGTGGTGCTGTCAATTGCGGTCCTTTTGGGCTACCAGTTTTTTTTCGCCCCCGCACCCCAGCCTGATAATCAGAATCAGGACACCCCGTCACAGACGGTGACTGTACCTAAATCCGATGCCGCAAAGGTTTCGGACTTCACACCAGGGACAGAACCTGGGCAAGCCCCGGCACCCCAGACCGAGTTACGGGACTTTCGTACCATTACGCTGTCCACCCCATACTACACCATTGCCGTCAATGAGCACAAAGCTGCCGTAACAAGCCTGACCCTCAATGATTACAAAGAAACCAATGAAGCGGGATCTCCGGCAAAACAGCTGGTGGCCAAGGAGCTGGCCGAGCTTACCGGCGGAATCTTTTCCATTGATACACCCCAGGGAAGCATTCGGGGACTGGGCGATGCTGTTTTCTCATCCGATGCCCCCGGCACGGACATCTCTTTGAATCAGGGAGAAAAGACGATTACATTTTCCTGGACAAACCCCGACGGCATCACTGTAAAAAAAGTGCTGACCTTCAGGGCGGACTCCTACCTGATCCATTGCAATATTATTGTTCAAAACGGATCAGGTATGCCCATCGACAGCGGCATCAGTATTTCAGTACCCGGCCATTTCAATGATGAGATCAAGTCCCGTTCCCGGTTTGCGTATGAAGGACCGGTGGCCTATATCGACAACAAGTTCACCACCATCAAACCCAAAGACATCGAAGACAAGGACACCTACTCCGGGATTGTGGGCTGGGCCGGATACACCAGCCGTTATTTCCTGAAGGCGGTGATGCCGGATGCCCCGGAAGATGCCACATTGAAGCTGAGCTATGCCAATGATGTCGTCACCAACCGTCTGGTGACAAAAATGCCCAAGCTGGACCCGGAAAAACAAAACCAGCAGTCCTTTACGTTGTACATGGGCCCCAAAAGCCACAAAATTCTAAGCCAATATGACAATCTGCTGAAAAAGTCCGTTAATTTCGGTTTTTTTGACATCATTGCCAAGCCGCTGCTCATTGCCATGAACTTTATCCATGACATTATCCCCAATTACGGCGTGGCTATTATTTTGCTGACCATCCTCATCAAACTGATATTCTGGCCTTTGGGCACCAAAAGCTACAAGTCCATGAACGAGATGAAAAAAGTTCAGCCGCTGATGATGGAGATCCGGGAAAAGTACAAAGATGACAAACAGCGCATGAATCAAGAAATCATGGGATTGTACAAAACCTACAAGGTCAACCCGGCTTCCGGATGCCTGCCGCTGCTTGTGCAGATGCCCATTTTCTTTGCTTTGTACCGCATGCTCTACATGGCCATTGAGCTGCGCCACGCGCCATTTGTTGGATGGATTCAGGACCTGTCCGGCCCGGACCGCCTGTTTCATTTTAATTTCGCCATCCCGTTTATGGACGCCCCCTACGGAATCCCTGTACTGACACTTATCATGGGTGCATCCTTTTTGCTCCAGCAGAAAATGACCCCCACGGCCGGGGATCCCATGCAGGCAAAAATGATGATGCTTATGCCCATATTCATGACAGTTCTGTTTATTAACTTTCCGGCAGGGCTGGTTCTATACATGTTTGTCAACAACATCATCTCAATGGGGCAGCAGTACTACACTCAAAAGATCTTAGCCTAAGGAGGGCGAATGAACCAACCTCTTGAATTTACAGGAAAGAATGTTAATTCAGCCATTGAAGCGGCCTGCAGGCAGCTTGATATTCCCCAAAAAGAATTAAAATATAGTGTGATCTCATCGGGGACAACCGGCATTTTCGGTATTGTCGGACGCAAAGACGCCCGGATCCGGGTGACCGTCCCGGCCAATAAAGCACAGGAAGATAAGGAAGGCATTCTCTCCATTGTGGATGAAGCGTTTGGGCAGAACAAGCCCACTCCAAAACCCAAACAAACAGCGCCGGCCCCAAAAAAGCCGGCGCCGAAACCAAAGCAGCCCATCGAAAAAGAGGCCAAAGAGACACCTGACAGACGGGATAAAAAACCCGTAACGCCCGACACTAAACCCAAACCGGAAGAGGAAGATACCGGCCGGTGGGATGCCCGCCCGGCACCCAGACCTGAAAGGCCGAGCGTTGAACAACCGGATAAAGAGGAATTGCCGCCGGTGCCGGTCTCCCAGGCATCCATTGATCTGGGCGTTGAAGCGGTGCAAAAAATGGCGGACCTGATCACCGAAGATGCCCATGTTGAAGCCATCACCGAGGATAACACGCTGACCCTCCAGATTAACGGCGGAAATACCGGCATTTTGATTGGGCGCAAGGGTCAGACCCTGGACGCCATGCAGTTTCTTACGGATAAAATCATCAATCGTCAGAGCGAAGCCCGTGTCCGGGTCAAGGTTGACATTGAAGGCTATATGGAGACGCGCAAGGCCAATTTAAAACACCTGGCCCTGAAAATGGCGGAAAAAGCCAAAAAAACCGGACGGCCGGCCACCATTAATCAAATGAGTGCCCAGGACCGCCGTATTGTGCATCTTGCCCTCAAAGAAGACGCCCAGGTTCGCACCCAGAGCATGGGAGACGGGTATTATAGACGCCTGGTTATTTTCCCCAAAAAACGCAGCGCCTACAGGGGAAAAAAACGGTTCAAAAAATAGATGACAGATACAATTGCCGCAATAGCCACCCCGTTTGGAAGCGGCGGTATCGGTGTGATACGAATTTCAGGGCCACAGTCCTTTGACCTGGCAGCTGAAATTTTTTCAAAGA contains:
- the yidC gene encoding membrane protein insertase YidC — translated: MDEQKRLFLAVVLSIAVLLGYQFFFAPAPQPDNQNQDTPSQTVTVPKSDAAKVSDFTPGTEPGQAPAPQTELRDFRTITLSTPYYTIAVNEHKAAVTSLTLNDYKETNEAGSPAKQLVAKELAELTGGIFSIDTPQGSIRGLGDAVFSSDAPGTDISLNQGEKTITFSWTNPDGITVKKVLTFRADSYLIHCNIIVQNGSGMPIDSGISISVPGHFNDEIKSRSRFAYEGPVAYIDNKFTTIKPKDIEDKDTYSGIVGWAGYTSRYFLKAVMPDAPEDATLKLSYANDVVTNRLVTKMPKLDPEKQNQQSFTLYMGPKSHKILSQYDNLLKKSVNFGFFDIIAKPLLIAMNFIHDIIPNYGVAIILLTILIKLIFWPLGTKSYKSMNEMKKVQPLMMEIREKYKDDKQRMNQEIMGLYKTYKVNPASGCLPLLVQMPIFFALYRMLYMAIELRHAPFVGWIQDLSGPDRLFHFNFAIPFMDAPYGIPVLTLIMGASFLLQQKMTPTAGDPMQAKMMMLMPIFMTVLFINFPAGLVLYMFVNNIISMGQQYYTQKILA
- the jag gene encoding RNA-binding cell elongation regulator Jag/EloR codes for the protein MNQPLEFTGKNVNSAIEAACRQLDIPQKELKYSVISSGTTGIFGIVGRKDARIRVTVPANKAQEDKEGILSIVDEAFGQNKPTPKPKQTAPAPKKPAPKPKQPIEKEAKETPDRRDKKPVTPDTKPKPEEEDTGRWDARPAPRPERPSVEQPDKEELPPVPVSQASIDLGVEAVQKMADLITEDAHVEAITEDNTLTLQINGGNTGILIGRKGQTLDAMQFLTDKIINRQSEARVRVKVDIEGYMETRKANLKHLALKMAEKAKKTGRPATINQMSAQDRRIVHLALKEDAQVRTQSMGDGYYRRLVIFPKKRSAYRGKKRFKK
- the yidD gene encoding membrane protein insertion efficiency factor YidD, whose protein sequence is MIRQLLSILIRFYQIFISPLLGAHCRYEPSCSHYALEAIQKYGSIKGSVLAIKRILRCHPFRPGGYDPVP
- the rnpA gene encoding ribonuclease P protein component, with amino-acid sequence MSNYSLPKDARLRKRAEFLKLSRHGRKIRTSYFIAAVSKGTEKNNRIGITVSKKVGNAVARNRIKRLVREYFRHRKDFVSGTNDISIIARKGLTALSNKEIYDKLNKLFKKIALA